One segment of Streptomyces sp. NA02950 DNA contains the following:
- a CDS encoding acyl carrier protein, with translation MAATQEEILEGLAEIVNEIAGIPTEDVLLDKSFTDDLDVDSLSMVEVVVAAEERFDVKIPDDDVKNLKTVGDAVDYIVKHQG, from the coding sequence ATGGCCGCCACTCAGGAAGAGATCCTCGAGGGTCTCGCCGAGATCGTCAACGAGATCGCCGGTATCCCGACCGAGGACGTCCTGCTGGACAAGTCCTTCACGGACGACCTGGACGTCGACTCGCTGTCCATGGTCGAGGTCGTCGTCGCCGCCGAAGAGCGCTTCGACGTCAAGATCCCGGACGACGACGTCAAGAACCTCAAGACCGTCGGCGACGCCGTCGACTACATCGTCAAGCACCAGGGCTGA
- a CDS encoding SDR family oxidoreductase — protein sequence MTSTTTSPVTLITGGSSGIGAATARQLLDSGHRVVVTGRGEDRLRRFAAEVGEEGDEGERLLTFAGDAADYATVRRAVDRTVETFGRLDTVVANAGFATHDTVADGDPEGWREMVLTNVLGPAVLIRAALGALKETRGRIVLVGSVAGFVHTPGNLYGATKWAVTGLAENTRRMVTGDGVGVTLIAPGRVETPFRDGLGGLPEGQLLTAHQVAESVVWAIKQPQGVDVNNVIIRPIGQPV from the coding sequence ATGACCAGCACCACCACCTCACCCGTCACTCTCATCACCGGCGGCAGCAGTGGCATCGGGGCCGCCACCGCGCGCCAACTGCTCGACAGTGGGCACCGGGTGGTCGTCACCGGACGCGGTGAGGACCGGTTGCGGCGGTTTGCCGCGGAGGTGGGAGAGGAGGGGGACGAGGGCGAGCGGTTGCTGACGTTCGCCGGGGACGCGGCCGACTACGCCACCGTGCGGCGCGCCGTGGACCGCACCGTCGAGACCTTCGGACGGCTGGACACCGTCGTGGCGAACGCCGGGTTCGCCACGCATGACACCGTCGCCGACGGTGACCCCGAGGGGTGGCGGGAGATGGTGCTGACCAACGTCCTCGGGCCCGCGGTGCTGATACGCGCCGCACTGGGGGCGTTGAAGGAGACGCGGGGGCGGATCGTGCTCGTGGGGAGCGTGGCGGGGTTCGTCCATACGCCGGGGAACCTCTACGGGGCCACCAAGTGGGCCGTCACCGGTCTGGCCGAGAACACGCGGCGGATGGTGACCGGAGACGGGGTCGGGGTGACGCTGATCGCGCCGGGGCGGGTGGAGACGCCGTTCCGGGACGGGCTGGGCGGGTTGCCCGAGGGGCAGCTGCTGACGGCCCATCAGGTGGCCGAATCCGTCGTGTGGGCCATCAAGCAGCCCCAGGGGGTGGACGTCAACAATGTGATCATCAGGCCCATCGGACAGCCGGTGTAG
- a CDS encoding glycoside hydrolase family 3 protein produces MACGPRTRRGGRAVADPTTVTTDSADSADTSTRAAVEKALGRLDLDTKARLLSGQDSWSLPAVPHIGLRSVVMSDGPIGVRGVHWTADDPSVALPSPTALAATWDPELARRAGHLLAQEARRKGVHVLLAPTVNLHRSPLGGRHFEAYSEDPYLTGEIGTGYVAGVQDGGVATTVKHFVANDAETERFTVDNRVDARSLRELYLAPFEAIVKNARPWGVMAAYNGVNGATMTEHRALQRDVLRGEWGFDGFIVSDWMAARDTVRALTGGLDVAMPGPRTVYGEALAAAVRDGRVPESDVDDAVRRVLTLAARVGALDGAAPAVAPADRPRPVDGDALAREIARRSFVLLRNQGTRGTDGREPVLPLETTGPCKVRSLALIGAAARDARVLGGGSALVFPEHIVSPLDGLRAALPAEVPLTYAVGADPTDELAPAGAGFELRAVVRDAKGRVLGESRLPGGQVQWLDDFPDGVTYEELHTVETVGTFTPRESGAHSFGTRGLGGLRLVVDGQVLFEGEERPVEVDDPFEAFLGAPVCRGRVELTAGVPVEVSLTCAVVRPEGSLWRAVCFSLIHRAPERDADELLEEAVAAATAADTAVVVVATTESVESEGFDRRDLRLPGRQDELVRRVAATGTPTVVVVNAGSPVEMDWRDDVAAVLLSWFPGQEAGAALADVLLGAEEPAGRLPTTWPRRLVDAPVREVAPTEGQLVYEEGVFIGHRAWERRGATGPAPAYWFGHGLGYTEWSYEAMDFVPGGEDDVLGTVTVRIRNAGARAGREVVQIYLAVPEGEDGREERPVRRLAGFAPVAAAPGETAEVAVPLRRRAAEVWDEARGTWRLVTGTYTAEAAHSAADRRLSAPVPVPAR; encoded by the coding sequence ATGGCGTGCGGTCCACGAACGCGACGAGGAGGCCGAGCCGTGGCAGATCCGACCACCGTCACCACCGACAGCGCCGACAGCGCCGACACCAGCACCCGCGCGGCCGTGGAGAAGGCCCTCGGCAGGCTGGATCTCGACACCAAGGCCCGGCTGCTCTCCGGGCAGGACTCCTGGTCCCTGCCCGCCGTCCCGCACATCGGGCTCCGCTCCGTGGTGATGTCCGACGGCCCGATCGGTGTCCGCGGTGTGCACTGGACCGCCGACGACCCGTCCGTGGCCCTGCCCAGCCCCACCGCGCTCGCGGCGACCTGGGACCCGGAGCTGGCCCGTCGCGCGGGACACCTCCTCGCCCAGGAGGCGCGGCGCAAGGGGGTCCACGTACTGCTCGCACCCACCGTGAACCTGCACCGCTCACCTCTGGGCGGGCGCCACTTCGAGGCGTACAGCGAGGACCCGTACCTCACCGGAGAGATCGGCACCGGCTATGTGGCGGGCGTCCAGGACGGCGGAGTGGCCACCACCGTCAAGCACTTCGTGGCCAACGACGCGGAGACCGAGCGCTTCACCGTCGACAACCGGGTGGACGCGCGGTCGCTGCGCGAGCTGTACCTCGCGCCCTTCGAGGCCATCGTGAAGAACGCCCGCCCCTGGGGCGTCATGGCCGCCTACAACGGGGTCAACGGCGCCACCATGACCGAACACCGCGCGTTGCAGCGCGATGTGCTGCGCGGCGAGTGGGGGTTCGACGGTTTCATCGTGTCCGACTGGATGGCCGCCCGCGACACCGTACGGGCGCTGACCGGCGGCCTCGACGTGGCGATGCCCGGTCCGCGGACCGTCTACGGCGAGGCGCTGGCCGCCGCCGTCCGCGACGGGCGGGTGCCGGAGTCCGACGTCGACGACGCGGTGCGCCGGGTGCTGACGCTGGCCGCCCGGGTCGGCGCGCTCGACGGCGCGGCGCCCGCCGTCGCCCCGGCCGACCGGCCCCGTCCGGTCGACGGGGACGCGCTCGCCCGTGAGATCGCCCGCCGGTCGTTCGTCCTGCTGCGCAACCAGGGCACGCGGGGCACAGATGGCCGGGAGCCGGTGCTGCCGCTGGAGACGACCGGCCCCTGCAAAGTGCGTTCCCTCGCGCTCATCGGCGCGGCGGCGCGCGATGCCCGGGTGCTCGGCGGCGGCTCGGCGCTGGTCTTCCCCGAGCACATCGTCTCGCCGCTCGACGGGCTGCGCGCGGCCCTGCCCGCCGAGGTGCCGCTGACGTACGCCGTCGGCGCCGACCCCACCGATGAACTCGCCCCGGCCGGGGCGGGGTTCGAACTACGCGCGGTGGTCCGGGACGCGAAGGGGCGGGTGCTGGGGGAGTCCCGGCTGCCCGGCGGACAGGTGCAGTGGCTCGACGACTTCCCCGACGGAGTGACGTACGAGGAGCTGCACACCGTCGAGACCGTGGGCACCTTCACCCCGCGCGAGTCCGGTGCCCACTCCTTCGGCACCCGGGGTCTTGGCGGGCTGCGGCTGGTGGTGGACGGACAGGTGCTCTTCGAAGGGGAGGAGCGGCCGGTGGAGGTGGACGACCCCTTCGAGGCGTTCCTCGGCGCGCCGGTCTGCCGCGGTCGGGTCGAACTCACCGCGGGCGTACCGGTGGAGGTCAGTCTGACCTGTGCGGTGGTACGGCCCGAGGGCTCGCTCTGGCGGGCCGTGTGCTTCAGCCTGATCCACCGGGCCCCGGAGCGCGACGCCGATGAGCTGCTGGAGGAGGCGGTGGCCGCCGCCACCGCCGCCGATACCGCCGTGGTCGTGGTGGCCACCACCGAGAGCGTCGAGAGCGAGGGGTTCGACCGCCGGGATCTGCGGCTGCCGGGCCGTCAGGACGAGCTGGTGCGGCGGGTGGCGGCCACCGGCACCCCCACCGTGGTCGTGGTCAACGCGGGCTCCCCGGTGGAGATGGACTGGCGGGACGATGTGGCCGCGGTGCTGCTGAGCTGGTTCCCGGGCCAGGAGGCGGGGGCCGCGCTCGCCGATGTGCTGCTCGGCGCGGAGGAGCCGGCCGGCCGGCTGCCGACGACCTGGCCCCGGCGGCTGGTGGACGCACCGGTGCGCGAGGTGGCGCCGACCGAGGGCCAACTCGTCTACGAGGAAGGCGTGTTCATCGGCCACCGCGCCTGGGAGCGGCGTGGTGCCACCGGCCCGGCCCCCGCGTACTGGTTCGGCCATGGCCTCGGGTACACCGAGTGGTCGTACGAGGCGATGGACTTCGTCCCGGGCGGTGAGGACGATGTGCTCGGCACGGTGACGGTACGGATCCGCAACGCGGGCGCGCGGGCGGGCCGCGAGGTGGTGCAGATCTATCTCGCGGTGCCCGAGGGGGAGGACGGGCGCGAGGAACGGCCGGTGCGCCGTCTCGCGGGCTTCGCGCCGGTCGCCGCCGCGCCGGGGGAGACGGCCGAGGTGGCCGTACCGCTGCGGCGGCGCGCGGCGGAGGTGTGGGACGAGGCCCGCGGCACCTGGCGCCTGGTCACCGGCACCTACACGGCGGAAGCGGCCCACAGCGCCGCCGACCGCCGTCTCTCGGCCCCGGTCCCGGTACCGGCCCGCTGA
- a CDS encoding lipase: MRMSRRQLLGGIAATGATVALTSVALASGAESKEGKKTGEKTGERAKEPVRLELPRPTGHHPVGVTELHLTDRTRREPRWTGAGERFRELMVGVWYPAARGGEAPPAPYMRPRAADAYGAGAARILKLEPGDIDWAGFTTHARTGADMAPGRSRRPVVLYAPGMYNERTLDTTAVIELASHGYIVVTVDPTYEAHAVEFPGGRVVEVAPGLGAIEPVAARNKAALDVRVADIRFVLDQVEALSRGRVPHTLPRGLATALDPSRIGMFGHSLGGMATAETMRLDRRIRAGVNLDGPLGYDWADPDQLLPVARTGLDRPFLQMGAWLTTSDSRRPHTHRHSPSWRAMWRNSTGWKRDLWTETAEHNSFTDYQTVLPGLAEHFTLPKGLPTQMVGRVDARRFTASRRAYLTAFFEQHLRGRHQRLFDGPSPRHPDVRFID; encoded by the coding sequence ATGCGAATGTCACGACGTCAACTCCTCGGCGGCATCGCCGCCACCGGCGCCACCGTCGCCCTCACCTCCGTCGCCCTCGCCTCCGGGGCCGAGAGCAAGGAGGGAAAGAAGACGGGGGAGAAGACCGGAGAACGGGCGAAAGAGCCCGTACGGCTCGAGTTGCCCCGCCCCACCGGCCACCACCCCGTCGGAGTCACCGAACTGCACCTCACGGACCGGACCCGGCGTGAGCCGCGCTGGACCGGGGCGGGGGAACGGTTCCGTGAGCTGATGGTCGGCGTGTGGTACCCGGCGGCCAGGGGCGGTGAGGCACCGCCCGCGCCGTATATGCGGCCCCGCGCCGCCGACGCGTACGGGGCGGGCGCGGCGAGGATACTCAAGCTGGAGCCGGGGGACATCGACTGGGCCGGGTTCACCACCCACGCCCGCACCGGCGCGGACATGGCACCCGGCCGGAGCCGCCGGCCGGTCGTGCTCTACGCCCCGGGGATGTACAACGAACGCACCCTCGACACCACCGCCGTCATCGAACTCGCCAGCCACGGCTATATCGTGGTCACCGTCGACCCCACCTACGAGGCGCACGCCGTGGAGTTCCCCGGCGGCCGGGTGGTCGAGGTGGCGCCCGGCCTCGGCGCCATCGAACCGGTCGCCGCGCGCAACAAGGCCGCCCTCGACGTACGCGTCGCCGACATCCGCTTCGTCCTCGACCAGGTGGAGGCCCTCAGCCGGGGTCGGGTCCCGCACACCCTTCCGCGCGGTCTCGCCACCGCCCTCGACCCCTCCCGCATCGGCATGTTCGGGCATTCGCTCGGCGGTATGGCCACGGCCGAGACGATGCGACTCGACCGCCGGATCCGGGCCGGGGTCAATCTCGACGGGCCGCTCGGCTACGACTGGGCGGATCCCGATCAACTGCTGCCGGTCGCCCGTACCGGTCTGGACCGGCCGTTTCTCCAGATGGGCGCATGGCTGACGACGTCCGACTCCCGCCGTCCGCACACCCACCGTCACTCCCCGTCCTGGCGGGCGATGTGGCGCAACTCCACCGGCTGGAAACGTGATCTGTGGACCGAGACCGCCGAGCACAACTCCTTCACCGACTACCAGACGGTGCTGCCCGGTCTCGCCGAACACTTCACCCTGCCGAAGGGGCTACCAACCCAAATGGTCGGCCGGGTTGACGCCCGGCGGTTCACCGCGAGTCGACGGGCCTATCTCACCGCGTTCTTCGAGCAGCATCTGCGCGGCCGTCATCAGCGGTTGTTCGACGGCCCTTCGCCCCGCCACCCGGATGTGCGTTTCATCGACTGA
- a CDS encoding SGNH/GDSL hydrolase family protein: MTGRTAVRPTAQTAARAGVALLTTAAVLSASGCFGGSDSPSRQGPSRGGKSPHAKPKIVWNTSPDSIASLGDSISRGFDACSVLSDCPEVSWSTGSDVDSLAQRLRSGTRSWNFAKTGAVMDDLPAQVTAAAARKPELVTVMIGANDACRASVSDMTSPEEFRTTFTSSLTKLRHELPKTQVYVASVPDLKRLWSEGRKNVLGKQIWKLGICPSMLKDSDALDAASMDRRRQVAKRVDAYNKVLKDVCGGDPLCRYDPAVHNYRFSTHELSKWDWFHPSKAGQQQLAAMAYRRISAP; encoded by the coding sequence ATGACCGGGCGTACGGCCGTGCGTCCGACCGCGCAGACCGCGGCGCGCGCCGGTGTCGCGCTGCTCACGACGGCCGCCGTACTCAGCGCCTCCGGCTGCTTCGGCGGCTCGGACAGCCCGTCCCGGCAGGGACCGTCCCGGGGCGGAAAGTCCCCGCACGCCAAACCCAAGATCGTCTGGAACACCAGCCCCGATTCCATCGCCTCGCTGGGCGACTCCATCAGCCGCGGTTTCGACGCCTGCTCCGTGCTCTCCGACTGCCCGGAGGTGTCCTGGTCCACCGGCAGCGATGTGGACAGCCTGGCCCAGCGGCTGCGCTCGGGCACCCGCAGCTGGAACTTCGCCAAGACCGGCGCGGTGATGGACGATCTGCCCGCGCAGGTCACGGCCGCCGCGGCCCGTAAGCCGGAGCTGGTGACCGTGATGATCGGCGCCAACGACGCCTGCCGGGCCTCGGTGTCCGACATGACCTCGCCGGAGGAGTTCCGCACCACCTTCACCTCGTCCCTCACCAAGCTGCGGCACGAGCTGCCGAAGACCCAGGTGTACGTGGCGAGCGTGCCCGATCTGAAGCGGCTGTGGTCGGAGGGGCGGAAGAACGTCCTGGGCAAGCAGATCTGGAAGCTGGGCATCTGCCCCTCGATGCTCAAGGACTCCGACGCCCTGGACGCGGCCTCGATGGACCGCCGGCGACAGGTGGCGAAGCGGGTGGACGCGTACAACAAGGTGCTGAAGGACGTCTGCGGCGGGGATCCGCTGTGCCGCTACGACCCGGCCGTGCACAACTACCGCTTCAGCACGCATGAGTTGAGCAAGTGGGACTGGTTCCACCCCAGCAAGGCCGGTCAGCAGCAGCTCGCCGCGATGGCCTACCGCCGCATCTCGGCGCCGTAG
- a CDS encoding NAD(P)-dependent oxidoreductase, with protein sequence MTDIPPARSVAVLGTGIMGSGMARNLARSGLDTRVWNRTRSKAEPLTADGAHVTGTPAEAVDGADVVLTMLHDGQAALETMRQAQDALRPGTVWAQATTAGLDGLDALAAFARETELVLVDSPVLGTRQPAESGQLLVLAAGPVAVRSTVWPVFDAIGSRTVWVGENGEEAAATRLKLVINSWVLNVTHGAAEALALAKGLGVDPRGFFDAIADGPLDNGYLRVKAGQVLSGDLEPSFATRTAEKDARLIVAAGERAGVRLDVAAAGAERFRRAIAQGHGDEDMAASYFASFDDGRG encoded by the coding sequence ATGACCGACATCCCCCCGGCACGCTCCGTCGCCGTCCTCGGCACCGGCATCATGGGCTCCGGCATGGCCCGTAACCTCGCCCGGTCCGGACTCGACACCCGCGTGTGGAACCGCACCCGCTCCAAGGCCGAGCCGCTCACCGCCGACGGCGCGCACGTCACCGGCACCCCCGCAGAGGCCGTGGACGGCGCCGACGTGGTGCTCACCATGCTGCACGACGGCCAGGCGGCACTGGAGACGATGCGTCAGGCCCAGGACGCGCTGCGCCCCGGCACCGTATGGGCCCAGGCCACCACCGCGGGACTGGACGGCCTTGACGCCCTCGCCGCCTTCGCCCGCGAGACGGAGCTCGTGCTCGTCGACTCCCCGGTGCTGGGCACCAGACAGCCCGCCGAGAGCGGACAGCTGCTGGTGCTCGCCGCGGGCCCGGTCGCGGTCCGTTCCACCGTATGGCCGGTTTTCGACGCCATCGGCAGCCGTACGGTCTGGGTCGGCGAGAACGGGGAGGAGGCCGCGGCCACCCGGCTCAAGCTGGTGATCAACAGCTGGGTGCTCAACGTCACCCACGGCGCGGCCGAGGCGCTCGCCCTCGCCAAGGGGCTGGGTGTGGATCCGCGGGGGTTCTTCGACGCCATCGCCGACGGACCGCTGGACAACGGCTATCTACGGGTCAAGGCGGGGCAGGTGCTCAGCGGCGACCTCGAACCCAGCTTCGCGACCAGGACCGCGGAGAAGGACGCCCGGCTGATCGTGGCGGCCGGGGAGCGCGCCGGGGTACGGCTGGACGTGGCCGCCGCGGGCGCCGAGCGGTTCCGGCGCGCCATCGCCCAGGGCCACGGCGACGAGGACATGGCGGCCTCGTACTTCGCCAGCTTCGACGACGGCCGGGGCTGA
- a CDS encoding DUF3145 domain-containing protein, with the protein MTTRGVLYVHSAPRALCPHVEWAVAGVLGVRVTLDWIKQPAAPGTWRAEFSWQGQVGTASKLASALRGWHLLRFEVTAEPCATAEGERYSSTPELGIYHAVTGMHGDILIPEDRLRAALARSARGESELEGEIAKLLGKPWDDELEPFRYAGEGAPVRWLHQVV; encoded by the coding sequence GTGACGACACGTGGAGTTCTGTATGTGCACTCCGCTCCGCGCGCGCTGTGCCCGCATGTCGAGTGGGCCGTCGCGGGCGTCCTCGGCGTGCGTGTCACGCTCGACTGGATCAAGCAGCCCGCCGCGCCGGGCACCTGGCGCGCGGAATTCTCCTGGCAGGGCCAGGTCGGCACGGCCTCCAAACTGGCCTCCGCGCTGCGCGGCTGGCATCTGCTGCGCTTCGAGGTGACGGCCGAGCCCTGCGCCACCGCCGAGGGCGAGCGCTACAGTTCCACTCCCGAGCTGGGCATCTATCACGCCGTCACCGGTATGCACGGCGACATCCTCATCCCCGAGGACCGGCTGCGCGCCGCCCTCGCCCGCTCCGCACGCGGCGAGAGCGAACTCGAGGGGGAGATCGCCAAACTGCTCGGCAAGCCCTGGGACGACGAGCTCGAGCCCTTCCGCTACGCGGGTGAGGGCGCCCCCGTCCGCTGGCTCCACCAAGTCGTCTGA
- a CDS encoding ketoacyl-ACP synthase III, which yields MTAKIKPSKGAPYARILGVGGYRPTRVVPNEEILKHIDSSDEWIRSRSGIATRHWAGPDETVAQMSVEAGGKAIADAGLTPEQIGAVIVSTVSHFKQTPAVATEIAHLLGTGKPAAFDISAGCAGFGYGVALAKGMVTDGTAEHVLIIGVERLSDLTDLEDRATAFLFGDGAGAVVVGPSKEPAIGPTVWGSEGDKSDTISQTLPWDVYRERSSEEVRFPALRQEGQAVFRWAVYEMAKVAQQALDEAGITADDLDAFIPHQANLRIIDSMIKTLKLPEHVTVARDVETTGNTSAASIPLAMERLLATGQAKSGDTALVIGFGAGLVYAATVVTLP from the coding sequence ATGACCGCGAAGATCAAGCCCAGTAAGGGCGCACCGTACGCGCGCATCCTCGGTGTCGGCGGCTACCGTCCGACCCGGGTGGTGCCGAACGAGGAGATCCTCAAGCACATCGACTCCTCGGACGAGTGGATCCGCAGCCGCTCGGGCATCGCCACCCGTCACTGGGCCGGACCGGACGAGACGGTCGCCCAGATGTCGGTCGAGGCGGGCGGCAAGGCCATCGCGGACGCGGGGCTGACGCCCGAGCAGATCGGCGCCGTGATCGTCTCGACGGTCTCGCACTTCAAGCAGACCCCGGCGGTCGCCACCGAGATCGCGCACCTGCTCGGCACCGGCAAGCCGGCCGCGTTCGACATCTCGGCGGGCTGTGCGGGCTTCGGCTACGGAGTGGCCCTGGCCAAGGGCATGGTCACCGACGGCACCGCGGAGCATGTGCTGATCATCGGCGTCGAGCGGCTGTCCGATCTGACCGATCTGGAGGACCGGGCCACGGCCTTCCTGTTCGGTGACGGCGCGGGCGCGGTGGTGGTCGGCCCGTCCAAGGAGCCCGCGATCGGCCCGACCGTCTGGGGCTCGGAGGGCGACAAGTCCGACACCATCAGCCAGACGCTGCCCTGGGATGTCTACCGCGAACGGAGCAGCGAGGAGGTACGTTTCCCCGCGCTCCGGCAGGAGGGCCAGGCGGTCTTCCGCTGGGCCGTGTACGAGATGGCCAAGGTCGCCCAGCAGGCCCTGGACGAGGCCGGGATCACCGCCGACGACCTCGACGCGTTCATCCCCCACCAGGCCAATCTGCGGATCATCGACTCGATGATCAAAACCCTCAAGCTGCCGGAGCACGTCACGGTCGCCCGTGACGTGGAGACCACCGGCAACACCTCGGCCGCCTCCATTCCGCTCGCCATGGAGCGGCTGTTGGCGACGGGGCAGGCGAAGAGCGGCGACACCGCGCTCGTCATCGGATTCGGAGCGGGTCTCGTCTACGCAGCGACGGTCGTTACCCTCCCTTAG
- a CDS encoding TetR/AcrR family transcriptional regulator → MDRLMERGSGTSRGEERRAEIVRSALEVIAERGYRGATLGAVAERVGLTQQGLLHYFPTKESLLIAVLEERDQWDTGSARRDGAGAWPLALLNSLVEYNAMRPGIVQTFSALLGESVTGDHPARPCFTQRYERVRADMADTLRGEFGDRLPGGQTPEEVAPLLVAVMDGLQFQWLHDPEAVDMPAVFRTFVSLLAARGDEGAGAEES, encoded by the coding sequence ATGGACAGGCTGATGGAGCGCGGCAGCGGGACCAGTCGCGGCGAGGAGCGGCGTGCGGAGATCGTCCGCTCCGCACTCGAGGTGATCGCCGAGCGCGGTTACCGGGGAGCCACGCTGGGCGCGGTGGCCGAGCGGGTGGGGCTGACCCAGCAGGGGCTGCTGCACTACTTCCCCACCAAGGAATCCCTGCTCATCGCGGTCCTCGAGGAACGCGACCAGTGGGACACCGGCTCCGCTCGGCGCGACGGCGCGGGTGCGTGGCCGCTGGCGCTGCTCAACTCGCTGGTGGAGTACAACGCGATGCGGCCCGGCATCGTCCAGACCTTCTCCGCGCTCCTCGGTGAGAGCGTCACCGGGGACCACCCGGCGCGTCCGTGCTTCACCCAGCGCTATGAGCGGGTGCGCGCCGATATGGCGGACACCCTGCGCGGGGAGTTCGGCGACCGGCTGCCGGGCGGGCAGACACCGGAGGAGGTGGCACCGCTGCTGGTGGCGGTGATGGACGGGTTGCAGTTCCAGTGGCTGCACGACCCGGAGGCGGTGGACATGCCCGCGGTCTTCCGGACGTTCGTCTCGCTGCTGGCGGCGCGCGGGGACGAGGGCGCGGGAGCGGAGGAGAGCTGA
- the fabF gene encoding beta-ketoacyl-ACP synthase II — translation MNSTNRTVVVTGVGATTPLGGDTSSTWEALLAGRSGVSLLEQDWAADLPVRIAAGIAVDPATVIPRPQARKLDRSAQFALIAAREAWADAGFTAKAGEDGSVDPDRLGAVVASGIGGVTTLLDQYDVLREKGVRKVSPHTVPMLMPNGPAANVGLEVGARAGVHTPVSACASGAEAIGYAIEMIRTGRADVVVAGGTEAAIHPLPIAAFGNMMAMSKNNDDPQGASRPYDVDRNGFVLGEGAGVVVLESAEHAAQRGARVYAEAVGQGISADAHHITQPEPSGNGIAHALQNLLDATDLKPAEIVHINAHATSTPQGDVAEIKALRKVFGQDVDHMALSATKSMTGHLLGGAGGVETVASVLALYHRIAPPTINIDNLDPEADADVVRGEPRALPAGTIAALNDSFGFGGHNVVLAFRTV, via the coding sequence GTGAACTCGACCAATCGCACCGTGGTCGTCACCGGTGTTGGTGCCACGACGCCGCTGGGTGGCGACACCTCGTCGACCTGGGAGGCCCTGCTCGCCGGTCGGTCCGGTGTCAGCCTCCTGGAGCAGGACTGGGCGGCCGATCTGCCGGTCCGGATCGCCGCGGGCATCGCGGTCGACCCGGCCACCGTCATCCCCCGGCCGCAGGCCCGCAAGCTGGACCGCTCGGCGCAGTTCGCGCTGATCGCGGCCCGTGAGGCCTGGGCGGACGCGGGCTTCACCGCCAAGGCGGGCGAGGACGGCTCGGTGGACCCCGACCGGCTGGGCGCGGTCGTCGCCTCCGGTATCGGCGGGGTCACCACCCTGCTCGACCAGTACGACGTGCTGCGGGAGAAGGGCGTCCGCAAGGTCTCCCCGCACACGGTGCCGATGCTGATGCCCAACGGCCCGGCGGCCAACGTGGGTCTGGAGGTCGGCGCCCGCGCCGGTGTCCACACCCCGGTCAGCGCCTGTGCGTCGGGTGCGGAGGCCATCGGCTACGCCATCGAGATGATCCGCACCGGCCGTGCCGATGTGGTCGTCGCCGGCGGCACCGAGGCGGCCATCCACCCGCTGCCCATCGCCGCGTTCGGCAACATGATGGCGATGTCCAAGAACAACGACGATCCGCAGGGTGCCTCCCGCCCCTACGACGTCGACCGCAACGGCTTCGTGCTCGGCGAGGGCGCCGGTGTGGTGGTCCTGGAGTCGGCTGAGCACGCCGCCCAGCGCGGCGCGCGGGTCTACGCCGAGGCCGTCGGACAGGGCATCTCGGCCGACGCCCACCACATCACCCAGCCGGAGCCGTCCGGCAACGGGATCGCGCACGCCCTCCAGAACCTGCTGGACGCCACCGACCTCAAGCCCGCCGAGATCGTGCACATCAACGCGCACGCGACCTCGACGCCGCAGGGCGATGTCGCCGAGATCAAGGCGCTGCGCAAGGTGTTCGGCCAGGACGTGGACCACATGGCGCTGTCCGCCACCAAGTCCATGACGGGCCATCTGCTCGGCGGCGCGGGCGGTGTGGAGACGGTCGCCAGTGTGCTGGCGCTGTACCACCGGATCGCCCCGCCGACGATCAACATCGACAACCTCGACCCCGAGGCGGACGCGGACGTCGTGCGCGGTGAGCCGCGGGCGCTTCCGGCGGGCACCATCGCGGCGCTGAACGACTCGTTCGGCTTCGGCGGACACAACGTGGTGCTGGCCTTCCGCACCGTCTGA
- a CDS encoding DUF6299 family protein, protein MRNRHRIVGAVAVVLISAPAAHATASGATDSDFPAVPSRSDLAPGLDRSAVPLSWGDSLTVDRTGYVTRGGTVTVYGSFRCSYDESDSSHASILVTVTQGAERHAVGAVSALCDGLRHRWVIAGNGGARYVRGPAYVDARMVRFGARGGVVPMPRTVADTEHEIKLISPVS, encoded by the coding sequence ATGCGCAACCGTCATCGCATCGTCGGCGCCGTCGCCGTCGTGCTCATCTCGGCACCGGCCGCCCACGCCACGGCATCCGGCGCCACGGACTCCGACTTCCCGGCCGTGCCGTCCCGGTCCGACCTCGCCCCCGGGCTGGACCGGTCCGCCGTGCCCCTGTCATGGGGCGACAGCCTGACCGTCGACCGCACCGGTTATGTCACCCGGGGCGGCACCGTCACGGTGTACGGCAGCTTCCGGTGTTCGTACGACGAATCGGACAGCTCGCACGCCAGCATCCTCGTCACGGTGACGCAGGGCGCGGAGCGGCACGCCGTCGGCGCGGTGTCGGCGCTCTGCGACGGGCTGCGGCACCGCTGGGTCATCGCGGGCAACGGCGGCGCCCGGTATGTGCGCGGACCGGCCTACGTCGATGCGCGGATGGTGAGGTTCGGCGCCCGCGGTGGCGTCGTGCCCATGCCGCGGACCGTGGCCGACACCGAGCACGAGATCAAGCTCATCAGCCCCGTGAGCTGA